One stretch of Chiroxiphia lanceolata isolate bChiLan1 chromosome 1, bChiLan1.pri, whole genome shotgun sequence DNA includes these proteins:
- the BRD9 gene encoding bromodomain-containing protein 9 isoform X3 — translation MGKKHKKHKAEKAEWRSTSATAYSDYVDKPLEKPLKLVLKVGGSEVTELSGSGHDSSYYDDRSDHERERHKEKKKKKKKKSEKEKEKHLDDEERRKRKEEKKRKREKEQCDTEGETDDFDPGKKVEVEPPPDRPVRACRTQPAENESTPIQQLLEHFLRQLQRKDPHGFFAFPVTDAIAPGYSMIIKHPMDFGTMKEKIAANEYKSVTEFKADFKLMCDNAMTYNRPDTVYYKLAKKILHTGFKMMSKAALLGDEDTAVEEPVPEVVPVQAETTKKSKKQNKEVIREKFLAKQMEEDNPGERNGFGVRRCSTQYLSCIFEPEGNACSLTDSTAEEHVLALVEHAADEARDRINRYLPNSKIGYLKKNGDGTLLFSVVNSSDPEAEEEETHPVDLSSLSSKLLPGFTTLGFKDERRNKVTFLTSASTAPSLQNNSIFHDLKPDEMELLYSAYGDETGIQCALSLQEFVKDAGSYSKKIVDDLLDQITSGDHSKTIYQLKQRRNIPVKPLDEVKVLPVLIKEEHKLHNTCLDSSKQIMVGESAGDSNSSDLDFLSMKPYSDVSLDISMLSSLGKVKKELDHDDNHLHLDETTKLLQDLHEAQADRVGSRPSSNLSSLSNTSERDQHHLGSPSHLSVGEQQDMVHDPYEFLQSPETSNATSN, via the exons ATGGGGAAGAAGCACAAGAAGCACAAAGCGGAGAAGGCAGAATGGCGCTCGACCTCCGCCACCGCCTACAGCG attatGTGGATAAACCTTTGGAAAAACCCTTAAAGCTGGTGCTTAAAGTTGGAGGAAGCGAAGTGACCGAACTCTCTGGGTCAGGGCATGATTCTAGTTACTATGATGACAGATCAGATCATGAGCGAGAGCgacataaagaaaagaagaaaaaaaagaaaaaaaagtctgagaaggaaaaagagaagcatctagatgatgaagaaagaagaaaaagaaag gaagagaaaaagaggaaaagggagaaagaacaaTGTGACACTGAAGGAGAAACTGATGACTTTGATCCTGGGAAAAAAGTAGAGGTTGAACCTCCTCCAGATCGTCCTGTCAGAGCATGCAGAACTCAGCCAG ctgaaaatgaGAGCACACCAATCCAACAACTACTAGAACACTTCCTTCGCCAGCTTCAAAG gaaagaTCCTcatgggttttttgcttttccagtcaCGGATGCCATCGCTCCTGGATATTCCATGATAATAAAACACCCTATGGATTTCGGTACgatgaaggaaaaaattgcAGCAAATGAATACAAATCAGTCACTGAATTCAAG GCAGATTTTAAACTGATGTGTGATAATGCAATGACTTACAACAGACCAGATACTGTTTACTACAAGCTAGCCAAGAAGATACTGCACACAGGCTTTAAGATGATGAGCAAA gcagctctTCTGGGTGATGAAGATACAGCAGTTGAAGAACCTGTCCCTGAAGTTGTTCCTGTACAAGCAGAGACTACCAAGAAatccaaaaagcaaaataaagaagttATTAG AGAGAAATTCTTAGCTAAGCAAATGGAAGAAGATAACCCAGGAGAGAGAAATGGATTTGGTGTGAGGAGATGCTCTACCCAGTACCTAAG CTGCATTTTTGAACCTGAGGGAAACGCATGCAGCCTGACAGACAGCACTGCTGAAGAGCATGTCCTGGCGCTAGTGGAACATGCGGCAGATGAAGCTCGGGATAGGATCAATCGATATCTGCCCAACAGCAAG ATTggttatctgaaaaaaaatggagatggAACTTTATTATTTAGCGTAGTAAATTCATCTGATCCTGAAGCAGAAG AGGAAGAGACTCACCCAGTGGATCTGAGTTCACTCTCAAGCAAATTACTGCCTGGTTTCACTACACTGGGCTTTAAAGATGAACGAAGAAATAAAG TAACCTTTCTTACAAGTGCTAGTACAGCACCTTCCTTGCAAAACAACTCTATATTTCATGATTTGAAACCAGATGAGATGGAACTCTTGTACTCAGCATATGGTGATGAAACTGGAATACAGTGTGCCTTAAG CTTACAAGAATTTGTGAAGGATGCTGGAAGTTACAGCAAGAAAATAGTGGATGATCTTCTGGACCAGATCACCAGTGGCGATCATTCCAAAACTATTTATCAGCTAAAGCAG agGCGAAACATCCCAGTAAAACCACTGGATGAAGTTAAG GTTCTGCCAGTTCTTATAAAAGAAGAACACAAGTTGCATAATACCTGTCTGGATTCTTCCAAACAGATTATG GTTGGAGAATCTGCTGGAGACAGTAACTCTTCTGACTTGGATTTTCTCTCTATGAAACCATATTCAGATGTATCTCTTGATATTTCTATGTTAAGTTCGTTAG GAAAAGTGAAGAAGGAGCTTGACCATGACGATAATCATTTACATCTGGATGAAACAACTAAGCTGCTGCAGGACCTTCATGAAGCTCAGGCTGACAGAGTGGGATCCCGACCTTCATCCAATTTGAGTTCCCTCTCCAATACCTCTGAAAGAGATCAACATCATCTTG GAAGCCCCTCTCATCTGAGTGTTGGAGAACAGCAAGACATGGTTCATGACCCCTATGAATTTCTTCAGTCTCCAGAAACCTCAAATGCCACTAGTAACTAA
- the BRD9 gene encoding bromodomain-containing protein 9 isoform X5 yields the protein MGKKHKKHKAEKAEWRSTSATAYSDYVDKPLEKPLKLVLKVGGSEVTELSGSGHDSSYYDDRSDHERERHKEKKKKKKKKSEKEKEKHLDDEERRKRKEEKKRKREKEQCDTEGETDDFDPGKKVEVEPPPDRPVRACRTQPAENESTPIQQLLEHFLRQLQRKDPHGFFAFPVTDAIAPGYSMIIKHPMDFGTMKEKIAANEYKSVTEFKADFKLMCDNAMTYNRPDTVYYKLAKKILHTGFKMMSKQAALLGDEDTAVEEPVPEVVPVQAETTKKSKKQNKEVISCIFEPEGNACSLTDSTAEEHVLALVEHAADEARDRINRYLPNSKIGYLKKNGDGTLLFSVVNSSDPEAEEEETHPVDLSSLSSKLLPGFTTLGFKDERRNKVTFLTSASTAPSLQNNSIFHDLKPDEMELLYSAYGDETGIQCALSLQEFVKDAGSYSKKIVDDLLDQITSGDHSKTIYQLKQRRNIPVKPLDEVKVLPVLIKEEHKLHNTCLDSSKQIMVGESAGDSNSSDLDFLSMKPYSDVSLDISMLSSLGKVKKELDHDDNHLHLDETTKLLQDLHEAQADRVGSRPSSNLSSLSNTSERDQHHLGSPSHLSVGEQQDMVHDPYEFLQSPETSNATSN from the exons ATGGGGAAGAAGCACAAGAAGCACAAAGCGGAGAAGGCAGAATGGCGCTCGACCTCCGCCACCGCCTACAGCG attatGTGGATAAACCTTTGGAAAAACCCTTAAAGCTGGTGCTTAAAGTTGGAGGAAGCGAAGTGACCGAACTCTCTGGGTCAGGGCATGATTCTAGTTACTATGATGACAGATCAGATCATGAGCGAGAGCgacataaagaaaagaagaaaaaaaagaaaaaaaagtctgagaaggaaaaagagaagcatctagatgatgaagaaagaagaaaaagaaag gaagagaaaaagaggaaaagggagaaagaacaaTGTGACACTGAAGGAGAAACTGATGACTTTGATCCTGGGAAAAAAGTAGAGGTTGAACCTCCTCCAGATCGTCCTGTCAGAGCATGCAGAACTCAGCCAG ctgaaaatgaGAGCACACCAATCCAACAACTACTAGAACACTTCCTTCGCCAGCTTCAAAG gaaagaTCCTcatgggttttttgcttttccagtcaCGGATGCCATCGCTCCTGGATATTCCATGATAATAAAACACCCTATGGATTTCGGTACgatgaaggaaaaaattgcAGCAAATGAATACAAATCAGTCACTGAATTCAAG GCAGATTTTAAACTGATGTGTGATAATGCAATGACTTACAACAGACCAGATACTGTTTACTACAAGCTAGCCAAGAAGATACTGCACACAGGCTTTAAGATGATGAGCAAA caggcagctctTCTGGGTGATGAAGATACAGCAGTTGAAGAACCTGTCCCTGAAGTTGTTCCTGTACAAGCAGAGACTACCAAGAAatccaaaaagcaaaataaagaagttATTAG CTGCATTTTTGAACCTGAGGGAAACGCATGCAGCCTGACAGACAGCACTGCTGAAGAGCATGTCCTGGCGCTAGTGGAACATGCGGCAGATGAAGCTCGGGATAGGATCAATCGATATCTGCCCAACAGCAAG ATTggttatctgaaaaaaaatggagatggAACTTTATTATTTAGCGTAGTAAATTCATCTGATCCTGAAGCAGAAG AGGAAGAGACTCACCCAGTGGATCTGAGTTCACTCTCAAGCAAATTACTGCCTGGTTTCACTACACTGGGCTTTAAAGATGAACGAAGAAATAAAG TAACCTTTCTTACAAGTGCTAGTACAGCACCTTCCTTGCAAAACAACTCTATATTTCATGATTTGAAACCAGATGAGATGGAACTCTTGTACTCAGCATATGGTGATGAAACTGGAATACAGTGTGCCTTAAG CTTACAAGAATTTGTGAAGGATGCTGGAAGTTACAGCAAGAAAATAGTGGATGATCTTCTGGACCAGATCACCAGTGGCGATCATTCCAAAACTATTTATCAGCTAAAGCAG agGCGAAACATCCCAGTAAAACCACTGGATGAAGTTAAG GTTCTGCCAGTTCTTATAAAAGAAGAACACAAGTTGCATAATACCTGTCTGGATTCTTCCAAACAGATTATG GTTGGAGAATCTGCTGGAGACAGTAACTCTTCTGACTTGGATTTTCTCTCTATGAAACCATATTCAGATGTATCTCTTGATATTTCTATGTTAAGTTCGTTAG GAAAAGTGAAGAAGGAGCTTGACCATGACGATAATCATTTACATCTGGATGAAACAACTAAGCTGCTGCAGGACCTTCATGAAGCTCAGGCTGACAGAGTGGGATCCCGACCTTCATCCAATTTGAGTTCCCTCTCCAATACCTCTGAAAGAGATCAACATCATCTTG GAAGCCCCTCTCATCTGAGTGTTGGAGAACAGCAAGACATGGTTCATGACCCCTATGAATTTCTTCAGTCTCCAGAAACCTCAAATGCCACTAGTAACTAA
- the BRD9 gene encoding bromodomain-containing protein 9 isoform X2 gives MGKKHKKHKAEKAEWRSTSATAYSDYVDKPLEKPLKLVLKVGGSEVTELSGSGHDSSYYDDRSDHERERHKEKKKKKKKKSEKEKEKHLDDEERRKRKEEKKRKREKEQCDTEGETDDFDPGKKVEVEPPPDRPVRACRTQPAENESTPIQQLLEHFLRQLQRKDPHGFFAFPVTDAIAPGYSMIIKHPMDFGTMKEKIAANEYKSVTEFKADFKLMCDNAMTYNRPDTVYYKLAKKILHTGFKMMSKQAALLGDEDTAVEEPVPEVVPVQAETTKKSKKQNKEVIREKFLAKQMEEDNPGERNGFGVRRCSTQYLSCIFEPEGNACSLTDSTAEEHVLALVEHAADEARDRINRYLPNSKIGYLKKNGDGTLLFSVVNSSDPEAEEEETHPVDLSSLSSKLLPGFTTLGFKDERRNKVTFLTSASTAPSLQNNSIFHDLKPDEMELLYSAYGDETGIQCALSLQEFVKDAGSYSKKIVDDLLDQITSGDHSKTIYQLKQRRNIPVKPLDEVKVLPVLIKEEHKLHNTCLDSSKQIMVGESAGDSNSSDLDFLSMKPYSDVSLDISMLSSLGKVKKELDHDDNHLHLDETTKLLQDLHEAQADRVGSRPSSNLSSLSNTSERDQHHLGSPSHLSVGEQQDMVHDPYEFLQSPETSNATSN, from the exons ATGGGGAAGAAGCACAAGAAGCACAAAGCGGAGAAGGCAGAATGGCGCTCGACCTCCGCCACCGCCTACAGCG attatGTGGATAAACCTTTGGAAAAACCCTTAAAGCTGGTGCTTAAAGTTGGAGGAAGCGAAGTGACCGAACTCTCTGGGTCAGGGCATGATTCTAGTTACTATGATGACAGATCAGATCATGAGCGAGAGCgacataaagaaaagaagaaaaaaaagaaaaaaaagtctgagaaggaaaaagagaagcatctagatgatgaagaaagaagaaaaagaaag gaagagaaaaagaggaaaagggagaaagaacaaTGTGACACTGAAGGAGAAACTGATGACTTTGATCCTGGGAAAAAAGTAGAGGTTGAACCTCCTCCAGATCGTCCTGTCAGAGCATGCAGAACTCAGCCAG ctgaaaatgaGAGCACACCAATCCAACAACTACTAGAACACTTCCTTCGCCAGCTTCAAAG gaaagaTCCTcatgggttttttgcttttccagtcaCGGATGCCATCGCTCCTGGATATTCCATGATAATAAAACACCCTATGGATTTCGGTACgatgaaggaaaaaattgcAGCAAATGAATACAAATCAGTCACTGAATTCAAG GCAGATTTTAAACTGATGTGTGATAATGCAATGACTTACAACAGACCAGATACTGTTTACTACAAGCTAGCCAAGAAGATACTGCACACAGGCTTTAAGATGATGAGCAAA caggcagctctTCTGGGTGATGAAGATACAGCAGTTGAAGAACCTGTCCCTGAAGTTGTTCCTGTACAAGCAGAGACTACCAAGAAatccaaaaagcaaaataaagaagttATTAG AGAGAAATTCTTAGCTAAGCAAATGGAAGAAGATAACCCAGGAGAGAGAAATGGATTTGGTGTGAGGAGATGCTCTACCCAGTACCTAAG CTGCATTTTTGAACCTGAGGGAAACGCATGCAGCCTGACAGACAGCACTGCTGAAGAGCATGTCCTGGCGCTAGTGGAACATGCGGCAGATGAAGCTCGGGATAGGATCAATCGATATCTGCCCAACAGCAAG ATTggttatctgaaaaaaaatggagatggAACTTTATTATTTAGCGTAGTAAATTCATCTGATCCTGAAGCAGAAG AGGAAGAGACTCACCCAGTGGATCTGAGTTCACTCTCAAGCAAATTACTGCCTGGTTTCACTACACTGGGCTTTAAAGATGAACGAAGAAATAAAG TAACCTTTCTTACAAGTGCTAGTACAGCACCTTCCTTGCAAAACAACTCTATATTTCATGATTTGAAACCAGATGAGATGGAACTCTTGTACTCAGCATATGGTGATGAAACTGGAATACAGTGTGCCTTAAG CTTACAAGAATTTGTGAAGGATGCTGGAAGTTACAGCAAGAAAATAGTGGATGATCTTCTGGACCAGATCACCAGTGGCGATCATTCCAAAACTATTTATCAGCTAAAGCAG agGCGAAACATCCCAGTAAAACCACTGGATGAAGTTAAG GTTCTGCCAGTTCTTATAAAAGAAGAACACAAGTTGCATAATACCTGTCTGGATTCTTCCAAACAGATTATG GTTGGAGAATCTGCTGGAGACAGTAACTCTTCTGACTTGGATTTTCTCTCTATGAAACCATATTCAGATGTATCTCTTGATATTTCTATGTTAAGTTCGTTAG GAAAAGTGAAGAAGGAGCTTGACCATGACGATAATCATTTACATCTGGATGAAACAACTAAGCTGCTGCAGGACCTTCATGAAGCTCAGGCTGACAGAGTGGGATCCCGACCTTCATCCAATTTGAGTTCCCTCTCCAATACCTCTGAAAGAGATCAACATCATCTTG GAAGCCCCTCTCATCTGAGTGTTGGAGAACAGCAAGACATGGTTCATGACCCCTATGAATTTCTTCAGTCTCCAGAAACCTCAAATGCCACTAGTAACTAA
- the BRD9 gene encoding bromodomain-containing protein 9 isoform X4, with translation MGKKHKKHKAEKAEWRSTSATAYSDYVDKPLEKPLKLVLKVGGSEVTELSGSGHDSSYYDDRSDHERERHKEKKKKKKKKSEKEKEKHLDDEERRKRKEEKKRKREKEQCDTEGETDDFDPGKKVEVEPPPDRPVRACRTQPAENESTPIQQLLEHFLRQLQRKDPHGFFAFPVTDAIAPGYSMIIKHPMDFGTMKEKIAANEYKSVTEFKADFKLMCDNAMTYNRPDTVYYKLAKKILHTGFKMMSKERLLALKRSMSFMQDMDFSQQAALLGDEDTAVEEPVPEVVPVQAETTKKSKKQNKEVISCIFEPEGNACSLTDSTAEEHVLALVEHAADEARDRINRYLPNSKIGYLKKNGDGTLLFSVVNSSDPEAEEEETHPVDLSSLSSKLLPGFTTLGFKDERRNKVTFLTSASTAPSLQNNSIFHDLKPDEMELLYSAYGDETGIQCALSLQEFVKDAGSYSKKIVDDLLDQITSGDHSKTIYQLKQRRNIPVKPLDEVKVLPVLIKEEHKLHNTCLDSSKQIMVGESAGDSNSSDLDFLSMKPYSDVSLDISMLSSLGKVKKELDHDDNHLHLDETTKLLQDLHEAQADRVGSRPSSNLSSLSNTSERDQHHLGSPSHLSVGEQQDMVHDPYEFLQSPETSNATSN, from the exons ATGGGGAAGAAGCACAAGAAGCACAAAGCGGAGAAGGCAGAATGGCGCTCGACCTCCGCCACCGCCTACAGCG attatGTGGATAAACCTTTGGAAAAACCCTTAAAGCTGGTGCTTAAAGTTGGAGGAAGCGAAGTGACCGAACTCTCTGGGTCAGGGCATGATTCTAGTTACTATGATGACAGATCAGATCATGAGCGAGAGCgacataaagaaaagaagaaaaaaaagaaaaaaaagtctgagaaggaaaaagagaagcatctagatgatgaagaaagaagaaaaagaaag gaagagaaaaagaggaaaagggagaaagaacaaTGTGACACTGAAGGAGAAACTGATGACTTTGATCCTGGGAAAAAAGTAGAGGTTGAACCTCCTCCAGATCGTCCTGTCAGAGCATGCAGAACTCAGCCAG ctgaaaatgaGAGCACACCAATCCAACAACTACTAGAACACTTCCTTCGCCAGCTTCAAAG gaaagaTCCTcatgggttttttgcttttccagtcaCGGATGCCATCGCTCCTGGATATTCCATGATAATAAAACACCCTATGGATTTCGGTACgatgaaggaaaaaattgcAGCAAATGAATACAAATCAGTCACTGAATTCAAG GCAGATTTTAAACTGATGTGTGATAATGCAATGACTTACAACAGACCAGATACTGTTTACTACAAGCTAGCCAAGAAGATACTGCACACAGGCTTTAAGATGATGAGCAAA GAACGGCTGTTAGCTTTGAAGCGCAGCATGTCGTTTATGCAGGACATGGAtttttctcagcaggcagctctTCTGGGTGATGAAGATACAGCAGTTGAAGAACCTGTCCCTGAAGTTGTTCCTGTACAAGCAGAGACTACCAAGAAatccaaaaagcaaaataaagaagttATTAG CTGCATTTTTGAACCTGAGGGAAACGCATGCAGCCTGACAGACAGCACTGCTGAAGAGCATGTCCTGGCGCTAGTGGAACATGCGGCAGATGAAGCTCGGGATAGGATCAATCGATATCTGCCCAACAGCAAG ATTggttatctgaaaaaaaatggagatggAACTTTATTATTTAGCGTAGTAAATTCATCTGATCCTGAAGCAGAAG AGGAAGAGACTCACCCAGTGGATCTGAGTTCACTCTCAAGCAAATTACTGCCTGGTTTCACTACACTGGGCTTTAAAGATGAACGAAGAAATAAAG TAACCTTTCTTACAAGTGCTAGTACAGCACCTTCCTTGCAAAACAACTCTATATTTCATGATTTGAAACCAGATGAGATGGAACTCTTGTACTCAGCATATGGTGATGAAACTGGAATACAGTGTGCCTTAAG CTTACAAGAATTTGTGAAGGATGCTGGAAGTTACAGCAAGAAAATAGTGGATGATCTTCTGGACCAGATCACCAGTGGCGATCATTCCAAAACTATTTATCAGCTAAAGCAG agGCGAAACATCCCAGTAAAACCACTGGATGAAGTTAAG GTTCTGCCAGTTCTTATAAAAGAAGAACACAAGTTGCATAATACCTGTCTGGATTCTTCCAAACAGATTATG GTTGGAGAATCTGCTGGAGACAGTAACTCTTCTGACTTGGATTTTCTCTCTATGAAACCATATTCAGATGTATCTCTTGATATTTCTATGTTAAGTTCGTTAG GAAAAGTGAAGAAGGAGCTTGACCATGACGATAATCATTTACATCTGGATGAAACAACTAAGCTGCTGCAGGACCTTCATGAAGCTCAGGCTGACAGAGTGGGATCCCGACCTTCATCCAATTTGAGTTCCCTCTCCAATACCTCTGAAAGAGATCAACATCATCTTG GAAGCCCCTCTCATCTGAGTGTTGGAGAACAGCAAGACATGGTTCATGACCCCTATGAATTTCTTCAGTCTCCAGAAACCTCAAATGCCACTAGTAACTAA
- the BRD9 gene encoding bromodomain-containing protein 9 isoform X1, protein MGKKHKKHKAEKAEWRSTSATAYSDYVDKPLEKPLKLVLKVGGSEVTELSGSGHDSSYYDDRSDHERERHKEKKKKKKKKSEKEKEKHLDDEERRKRKEEKKRKREKEQCDTEGETDDFDPGKKVEVEPPPDRPVRACRTQPAENESTPIQQLLEHFLRQLQRKDPHGFFAFPVTDAIAPGYSMIIKHPMDFGTMKEKIAANEYKSVTEFKADFKLMCDNAMTYNRPDTVYYKLAKKILHTGFKMMSKERLLALKRSMSFMQDMDFSQQAALLGDEDTAVEEPVPEVVPVQAETTKKSKKQNKEVIREKFLAKQMEEDNPGERNGFGVRRCSTQYLSCIFEPEGNACSLTDSTAEEHVLALVEHAADEARDRINRYLPNSKIGYLKKNGDGTLLFSVVNSSDPEAEEEETHPVDLSSLSSKLLPGFTTLGFKDERRNKVTFLTSASTAPSLQNNSIFHDLKPDEMELLYSAYGDETGIQCALSLQEFVKDAGSYSKKIVDDLLDQITSGDHSKTIYQLKQRRNIPVKPLDEVKVLPVLIKEEHKLHNTCLDSSKQIMVGESAGDSNSSDLDFLSMKPYSDVSLDISMLSSLGKVKKELDHDDNHLHLDETTKLLQDLHEAQADRVGSRPSSNLSSLSNTSERDQHHLGSPSHLSVGEQQDMVHDPYEFLQSPETSNATSN, encoded by the exons ATGGGGAAGAAGCACAAGAAGCACAAAGCGGAGAAGGCAGAATGGCGCTCGACCTCCGCCACCGCCTACAGCG attatGTGGATAAACCTTTGGAAAAACCCTTAAAGCTGGTGCTTAAAGTTGGAGGAAGCGAAGTGACCGAACTCTCTGGGTCAGGGCATGATTCTAGTTACTATGATGACAGATCAGATCATGAGCGAGAGCgacataaagaaaagaagaaaaaaaagaaaaaaaagtctgagaaggaaaaagagaagcatctagatgatgaagaaagaagaaaaagaaag gaagagaaaaagaggaaaagggagaaagaacaaTGTGACACTGAAGGAGAAACTGATGACTTTGATCCTGGGAAAAAAGTAGAGGTTGAACCTCCTCCAGATCGTCCTGTCAGAGCATGCAGAACTCAGCCAG ctgaaaatgaGAGCACACCAATCCAACAACTACTAGAACACTTCCTTCGCCAGCTTCAAAG gaaagaTCCTcatgggttttttgcttttccagtcaCGGATGCCATCGCTCCTGGATATTCCATGATAATAAAACACCCTATGGATTTCGGTACgatgaaggaaaaaattgcAGCAAATGAATACAAATCAGTCACTGAATTCAAG GCAGATTTTAAACTGATGTGTGATAATGCAATGACTTACAACAGACCAGATACTGTTTACTACAAGCTAGCCAAGAAGATACTGCACACAGGCTTTAAGATGATGAGCAAA GAACGGCTGTTAGCTTTGAAGCGCAGCATGTCGTTTATGCAGGACATGGAtttttctcagcaggcagctctTCTGGGTGATGAAGATACAGCAGTTGAAGAACCTGTCCCTGAAGTTGTTCCTGTACAAGCAGAGACTACCAAGAAatccaaaaagcaaaataaagaagttATTAG AGAGAAATTCTTAGCTAAGCAAATGGAAGAAGATAACCCAGGAGAGAGAAATGGATTTGGTGTGAGGAGATGCTCTACCCAGTACCTAAG CTGCATTTTTGAACCTGAGGGAAACGCATGCAGCCTGACAGACAGCACTGCTGAAGAGCATGTCCTGGCGCTAGTGGAACATGCGGCAGATGAAGCTCGGGATAGGATCAATCGATATCTGCCCAACAGCAAG ATTggttatctgaaaaaaaatggagatggAACTTTATTATTTAGCGTAGTAAATTCATCTGATCCTGAAGCAGAAG AGGAAGAGACTCACCCAGTGGATCTGAGTTCACTCTCAAGCAAATTACTGCCTGGTTTCACTACACTGGGCTTTAAAGATGAACGAAGAAATAAAG TAACCTTTCTTACAAGTGCTAGTACAGCACCTTCCTTGCAAAACAACTCTATATTTCATGATTTGAAACCAGATGAGATGGAACTCTTGTACTCAGCATATGGTGATGAAACTGGAATACAGTGTGCCTTAAG CTTACAAGAATTTGTGAAGGATGCTGGAAGTTACAGCAAGAAAATAGTGGATGATCTTCTGGACCAGATCACCAGTGGCGATCATTCCAAAACTATTTATCAGCTAAAGCAG agGCGAAACATCCCAGTAAAACCACTGGATGAAGTTAAG GTTCTGCCAGTTCTTATAAAAGAAGAACACAAGTTGCATAATACCTGTCTGGATTCTTCCAAACAGATTATG GTTGGAGAATCTGCTGGAGACAGTAACTCTTCTGACTTGGATTTTCTCTCTATGAAACCATATTCAGATGTATCTCTTGATATTTCTATGTTAAGTTCGTTAG GAAAAGTGAAGAAGGAGCTTGACCATGACGATAATCATTTACATCTGGATGAAACAACTAAGCTGCTGCAGGACCTTCATGAAGCTCAGGCTGACAGAGTGGGATCCCGACCTTCATCCAATTTGAGTTCCCTCTCCAATACCTCTGAAAGAGATCAACATCATCTTG GAAGCCCCTCTCATCTGAGTGTTGGAGAACAGCAAGACATGGTTCATGACCCCTATGAATTTCTTCAGTCTCCAGAAACCTCAAATGCCACTAGTAACTAA